TACGTGGATTCAGATTGCGTGTGGAGCATGTATTAGGAAGGGGACACTGAAGGCGAGTGTTTTCAGGGATAGGCACCTTTGTCAATCCTAGGACCCAGATTGAAGACTCCAGGGTGTCGGGGCAAGCAAGCAGCAGCGTGTGCTTACCTGAGCCACTACCTCCTTAACGACACAGCCCCACCTGTGCCTGAGTCACGGAGAAAACAGTTGGCAAGCTTCCGGCTAGGGCCAGGCTCCTTTCCTTCTCAAGTTAGGACAAGGTTCCAGTCCACACCCAAGCAGGATATAGACCCAGATTGGGTGGGGTGTCTAGACCCAACACTGCTTCCTCTTGACCCTCCCCATCCCAGCTTCTGCTTATCACTGAGGCCCAGGAATGGGTTAAATCTGTGCAACCTGAAGGAGGTTCTGAAAACCTAGGCCTCTCCTGACCCTTCTTGCTCCTCTAACCCAGCTCCACATTGGCTTCCTGCTGTCCTAGGACCATTCATGGTTCTGTCCTAAGAACTTACAGCCCCCAAcactcctgcctaaaagccaggGAGAGGTTTGTGTCCTGCAAACATCTGAGGCTTAGCCCGCCGGCCCGCTCAAGGTTAGAGggccttgtatttttttttttttttaatttttgtacctGAGGGAGGTGTAGGTAATTGTAGGACTTATGGAGTCCCAGGGAAAGGAACCATGTTGCCAACTTTGGGAAGCCACCTAACCTCAGGATTCAGTCCTCTACACAAGTAGGGAAACTGAAATTCAAGAGGGACATTGGCTAAGATGTACGCACAGAGGCAGCAGGAGCTGGGAGAGTACCCTGGATCCTGAAGGGTTCGTGAGGCCTTGGATAAATGAATGgatgtgtgggtgggttgggtctAGGAGATTAAATAACGGGTCACCAGACTGGACAGAGCAAGGCAAGGCATGAAGTAGGGATCTGGCTTTCTAGACTGGGCCTCCTTTCTTCCCTGCCCTTGCTGTCTCCAGGAGCCTCCTGGCATGGTGGTAGCATACGAGGGGTAGGCTCTAGGCCTCCTCTAGTCAAGCACGGTGGGGGTCACAGTTTGGGATTGCTGATAGACTAACAAAAGCCCCCAAGAGTCAATGCCCAGGCCTGACCCCGACTCTCCTccttgcctttgcctttgccCCAGCCTGGTGGAGAGGCCTCCGGCCCCAGCTCCCGTTGCCACTACTTCCCTTTGATGGTCCACGCTAGCTTCACCCGTGTGGACCTCTTCAATGGACTGTTAGGATCAGTGAAGGTCACCGCACTGCATGTGACACGTCTTGGCAATGTTACAGTGGCCCACATGGGCACTGTGGATGGGCGTGTCCTACAGGTATATCCTTTACCCCACAGCCATCTGGTCCCGCATTCCTGTCCCCTGCCCCTGCtacttttttctcatagctgaccTGTCACAGGTGGAGATAGCCAGGTCACTCAACTACCTGCTGTATGTGTCCAACTTCTCCCTGGGCAGCAGTGGACAGCCTGTTCATCGGGATGTCAGCCGCCTCGGGAATGACCTACTCTTTGCCTCTGGGGACCAGGTGAGGTGTGCGGGGTCAGAACTTAGGGTTCAGGGTAATGGGAGCCCAGAGAGGCATTGGTAGGAAGACCTTACCTCTCCAATCTACAAAGGAACCAGGAGGACCAACAGTTCTCACCTTTAGCCATCCCTGACCTACCCGTTTGTCACCCTAAGGTCTTCAAGGTGCCCATCCAGGGCCCTGGCTGTCGTCATTTTCTCACCTGTTGGCGTTGCCTGAGAGCACAGCGCTTCATGGGATGTGGCTGGTGTGGGGACCGGTGTGACCGGCAGAAGGAGTGTCCTGGCTCCTGGCAACAGGACCACTGTCCGCCTGAGATCAGTGAGGTACAGCTTACCCCAGCAGGGTACAGTAACCATGGGGCAAgcggggatgggggttggggagggacaAGCAGGTTGTGGTGGGGCTGGGGGGGTGTGAGTGTCAAAAAGTCCTGACCACAATCTTCCTCGGGGAATCCTTGTCAGAGGGGATGACACATGGGAAACTTGGGTGGTAGGAAAAGTCTGATAAGGACTAGCAGGTGACTCAGAATGGCCAGACTGTGAGATGTACAAGGCATATGACACGGGACTCTTGGGGAGGCAGGTGGGGCTGAGAGAGTGCAATCTCACATAAAACCCCAGGgctcttctctccctttcagtTCTATCCTCACAGCGGGCCTCTAAGGGGCACTACGAGGCTCACCCTTTGTGGCTCCAACTTCTACCTGCGACCTGATGATGTCGTACCTGAGGGAACACACCAGATCACCGTGGGCCAAAGTCCCTGCCGACTGCTGCCTAAGGACTCTTCAAGCCCTAGGTATAACATGGTCCCTGCCTTCCCTATCCCCGATGAGATTGACCAAGCGGCCCCTCATTTGTGAGACCCACTTCTGTGAAGGATATGGGACAAGCTGTATTGGCTCTGGCTTCTTGTGTCCCTGTCCCTTTTTGAGCCTGTGTGTGCTCTACTTACTTGTCTGTTTAGCTGTGGACTAGACAAGGTTAGCCCACTTGATCCTGTCCCACTCGATCCTGCCTGCCTTCAGGAGAGGGCATGGGTGGAGATGCTCCTCTGAGGTTCAGAGAAGCCTCGTGACTTACGGCAGAGGCGTAGCCAGCCCTACATGATTCCCAACGTGGTGCCCTTCCTGATCTTCCAGGCCAGGGTCCCTCAAGGAATTCATACAGGAACTTGAATGTGAGCTGGAGCCCCTGGTCACCCAGGCAGTGGGGACTACAAACATCAGCCTTGTCATCACCAACATGCCAGCAGGCAAGCACTTCCGAGTGGAAGGCATCTCTGTACAGGAAGGCTTCTCTTTCGTGGTGAGGCCACAGTGCCCGGTCTTTGCCCTTGGATCATGGGTGGTACGAGAAGGGTGGGCTTGGAATGAATGGTTTGTTTCAGCTGAGCCTCTTCCACATCCTCTCAGGAGCCAGTGCTGACATCAATAAAACCTGACTTTGGCCCGCGGGCTGGGGGTACTTATCTCACCCTTGAAGGCCAGAGCCTGTCTGTCGGCACCAGCCGGGCTGTGCTGGTCAATGGAACCCAGTGCCGGCTGGAACAGTAAGTGTTATCAGGTAAACTTATGGGAAGCCACAGGACCCTACCTTTGGGAGACTCCAAGTGGTATCTGCGTCCTGAGGTGGCCCTCCTGGCTGCTGCCTGAGGTCACCTCAAGTCTCAGGTACAACACAGTCCCAATCTTCTTCCCTGTCCCCCAACGGAGACAACCAAGCAGCCCCTTCCTCGTGAGACTCTTTCCCACCCAGAGAGCCTCACCAGGTGGGTACCTAGTTACTGCCAGTGTGGAGAGAAGAGAGTCAGTTGTTTGGTCAAAGTAGGGATCAGTGCCAGGAGAGATCTGCTGtcctctccagcccagagacAAGAGAGCCCACCACAGAGGCCACTGTCTCCAGCCAAGGATATGGGAGCTTGTTACCTCCCTGTAACaagcttcttttttgttttttaaagatttatttatttattatatgtaagtacactgtagctgtcttcagacactccagaagagggcgtcagatcttgttacagatggttgtgagccaccatgtggttgctgggatttgaactcgggtgctcttacccactgagccatctcaccagccccaagcttCTTGAAGGTCTTACTGGGAGCCTCCTCTCTCCAGTCCGTGGAGTGTAGATGGATGGAAAAGACAGCCACAGAGGAAGTGGAAAGGATTAGTAAGCCCTGGAGGAGGTAAACCTGCTCATCCTAAGAAGGTGTCCCTGTGCCCAATCCCTCCTTCCTGCAGGGTCAATGAGGAGCAGATCTTATGTGTCACGCCTCCTGGAGCTGGCACGGCCAGGGTCCCCCTTCATCTGCAGATAGGGGGTGCTGAGGTGCCTGGCTCCTGGACCTTTCACTACAAGGAAGACCCTATTGTGTTGGACATCAGTCCCAAGTGTGGCTACAGGTAAGTTCCACCTCTCTGACTACTTTGGCCTACAGGACATGAGAGCACCAGCTCCCTGAGTCCCCTAAACCCACCACCCTACCCCTTCTCACAGTGGCTCCCACATCATGATCCATGGCCAGCATCTGACTTCAGCATGGCACTTCACGCTATCATTCCATGATGGACAAAGTACAGTGGAGAGCAGGGTGAGCAGAGCGGGTGACGACCAGGAGGGAGGAAAGCTGGACCAGTCCCCTGATGTCCAACTTCACCTCACCCTGGGCTGAGGAGACTGAAGCAGCCAGGGGTTGGCCATTTGCCTAACTACTTTCCCATGGGTCTCAGCAGTGTGCGGGGCAGTTTGTGGAACAACAGCAGCGTCGATGTCGCCTGCCTGAATATGTGGTCCGAAACCCTCAGGGGTGGGCAACAGGGAATCTGAGCGTCTGGGGTGATGGAGCAGCTGGCTTCACGCTGCCTGGTTTTCGCTTCCTGCCCCCACCCAGTCCACTCAGAGCTGGCCTGGTTGAGTTGAAACCTGAAGAACATTCAGTTAAAGTTGAGGTGGGTTTAACGGTTAGGGGAGGGACAGCGGATAAGGAGGCAGAGCCCAGACTCTGGctgatccttctgtctgtctcgGCAGTATGTCGGGCTGGGCGCTGTGGCAGACTGTGTGACTGTGAACATGACCGTGGGTGGTGAGGTCTGCcaacatgagctccggggggatGTGGTgatctgccccctgcccccttccCTGCAACTTGGCAAGGATGGTGTCCCATTGCAGGTAGGTGACACAGCTGGCCCTCTCAGGAAACCATGAGCTGAGGGTCTGCAGTCTGGGTTTAAACTGCCATCTGCTTTCAGGTCTGTGTAGACGGTGGGTGTCACATCCTGAGCCAAGTGGTTCGCTCAAGCCCAGGCAGGGCCTCACAGAGGATACTCCTTATTGCTCTTCTGGTCTTGATCCTGCTTGTGGCTGTGCTGGCCGTTGCCCTGATCTTTAACTCCCGAAGACGGAAAAAGCAGCTAGGTGAGATCCCTACATTCATCTAGACTAAGCCTAACAGTAGACTCCCCCCAGAACAGCAGCATCTTCAATCtccagactgggggtgggggtgtctccCACTTGGTCCCCGAGAGCTTGGCAAGACGAAGCACCATGGGCTGTCTTTCCACAGTCCTTGCTCCCAATCTGGAAtgaccctgcatccctggatccgTCCCCCAGAGCCATGCCCCTGTCTATATTCCGCTGTGGCTCTGACTACAGAAGTGTCCTTGGTGAGATGGGGGAGGCAGCAGGAGCCAGAGCTCGCCTTTCCCCACAGGTGCTCACTCCCTCTCCCCAACAACACTCTCTGACATCAACGATACAGCTTCCGGGGCTCCGAACCATGAAGAATCGTCAGAGAGTAGGGATGGGACAAGTGTCCCACTGCTGCGGACAGAGTCTATCCGGCTCCAGGATCTGGACAGGATGCTCCTAGCTGAGGTCAAGGATGTACTGATTCCCCATGAACAAGTGGTCATCCATACTGACCAAGTCATTGGCAAAGGTGTGGGGGATGGATTGGGAGGTGGGGCAGGGGCATAGAAGGGGTATTGCTGTGTGCTCGATCGAGACAGCTGGAGCAGTCCCCACTTCGACCCGCACACTAACTTGTGTGACCTTGAGGCTGCCAAACTTCTGAGATGTGGTCATCTTTGGAACGAGGTTTTGGAGAATTTGCTCTTCGGTGGCTTCTGGTGTGGCTGTGTGGACGCGGGAGGACTGTAAACGACCCTACCATTGGGCTGCCGCTTGCTTTTAAGGTCACATTGGCCAATTTGGGGGTTCTGAGGTTGCTAGTTATAAAGGGCACACTGTGAGTCTGGGCACAGAGTCCTTCTTTACCCTCTTGCTCTTTCTAGGCCACTTTGGTGTTGTCTACCACGGAGAATATACAGACGGAGCACAGAATCAGACCCACTGTGCCATCAAGTCTCTGAGTCGTAAGCGAGGCATAGGCAGGGTGGGTAGAAGGGTGACCTCAGGCTGCAGGTCCTTTGTACCTGCTATGCTGCCACTTAATAAAGTGAGCCTTGCGTGGAACCTTCCCCTTCCTGCACTGTTTCCACCTGACCCTTGTAAAGGACCTTCTTGCCCTTGGCCTGCCTGACCTATGCTACTCTGCAGGCATTACAGAGGTGCAGGAGGTGGAGGCTTTCCTGCGGGAGGGGCTGCTCATGCGTGGCCTACATCACCCAAACATCCTGGCTCTCATCGGTATCATGCTGCCCCCGGAGGGGCTTCCCCGGGTGCTGTTGCCCTATATGCGCCACGGAGACCTGCTTCATTTCATTCGCTCCCCTCAGAGGGTGAGTGATCATTGTCCAGGTTGGGAGGTGTCAGCCAGCACCCACCCCTGCCTACGCTCACCAGTCACCTTGTGCCCCCAGAACCCCACTGTGAAGGATCTTGTCAGCTTTGGCCTGCAGGTAGCCTGTGGTATGGAGTACCTGGCAGAGCAGAAGTTCGTGCACAGAGACCTGGCTGCTaggaactgcatgtgagtggctCAAGTAACTGAGGTGAAGCAAGAGGGCAGGTTGCTCGAGGATCTGCAGCTCCTAAAGGCTACCTCAAGGGAGGACCCAGCCTTTGCTCTGCGGCCTTAGGCACTTTCAGTCTTTCTGGTATAGGGTTAGACACTGTGGTTCTTAAGGCCTTCGAAGGACTTGGATCAGATCGGGGCAAGACCTGGTGGGAAGTCAGTTCTTACCCGGCCagtgagctacagccccagctgGGTTCCAGTTCAACCTGTGATTCCCTCTCCTCAGGCTGGACGAGTCATTCACAGTCAAGGTGGCTGACTTTGGTCTGGCACGGGGCGTCCTAGACAAGGAATACTACAGTGTTCGCCAGCATCGCCATGCTCGCCTGCCAGTCAAATGGATGGCACTGGAGAGCCTGCAGACCTACAGGTTCACCACCAAGTCCGATGTGGTAAGGTGCCCTCTGCTCCAGAACTGCTTGACCCCCATTATACCTTACAGGATTTTGCCTTGCTTTTCTGCATGATCCGAGCATAGAGACTCCCCAAGTTAGGCAACCCCCATACCTCATCTGTCTTGGACAAACGTGAAATAGAATCTGATGCCGGCCAGGACAAACGAAGTTTGTGAATTTATTGGTTCCGTATGAGTAACCCAGGGCTTTCAGCTCTGAAGTTGTGAGAGTCAGGGGAAGAAACTCGTGTGCCATTGAGGATTGAGCTCTGGGCAGAAAGGTGGGAGTGTCGCCTATTTCCAGTGAAGGGCTCTGAGAAGTGGAAGACCTGGGGACCCACCTGCCCCCAAACTTGGGGTGATCATTTGAATCAGTCCCCTCACTTTTCTCCAACAGTGGTCATTCGGGGTGCTGCTCTGGGAGCTACTAACACGGGGTGCTCCACCCTACCCCCATATCGATCCCTTCGACCTCTCTCACTTCCTGGCTCAGGGCCGTCGCCTGCCTCAGCCTGAGTACTGTCCTGATTCACTGTGAGTATGTAAAAGGGAGCGGGGTGGGGCAGGGCTGGACTCCAGACAGGAGGTGGGGGCAACGGACCAAGTTCCTGCCTTTCTGTCTGACCCTTTGGTTGATTGGGACAGGGAGCATCTCTGGGGCTCAGTTTACTCATCTGTGTACTGGTTCCCCCCCACCCATGCAAGGAAGGACTCTGAGAGGACCTCACGGTTGCCATGGTAACAGCATTCCAACTCAGAGTCTGGGTTGAGGCCAGTGGTTTGGTTTCCCAGATCTCTTTTCCCACTCGACTCCTGCAAAGGGAGAGGGGCTGTTTTCTATCTCTGCCACTCGCTTAACCTCAAAGAAACGTTCTGCCAGCTCCCACACCAGCCCCTCTGCGTCTCCCCatcaaggtctttttttttttttttttcactgcacGTAGTTCAGACTCCTCATTCCCAAGGGATGGCAGCAGCCGTGTCATCCGTGCCCGTGGGGTAGGTTTGACTCCCTAATCAGCCGGCATACCCCAGCTGTGCTCAAGTCTGCATGCTTAGAACAGGGAGAACCAGGTCACAGGTAGAGCGGCTGAtgactcctgtcccaggctgtgCTCCAGAAAGGGAATGAGTAGCTCTTTCTTACAGTTCTCCCCATCTTGGCCTTGACCTTTCTATCATCTGTTTTACTAATATATATAGTTTGAATTATGGAAATTAACTTCACTGCCTGCCTGCATCTAAGACAGGCTCTCTGAACAGATTAGGGTGGGGATTTCTACATGGTAGGGCTTCAGTGGTAGGTTTGGGAGTtggggggttggggttggggagaAACAGGGCTTGTCAGAGGAAGAGGGCAGTTGTGATGCATGGGAGGGGTGGAACTCATTCTATATAGGACTGTTAGAGTTGGGCTGGCCCTGCAGAGACCAAGGGGCCAGGTCTCTATCCCAGGCACTAATCAGTCACTGGTCACAGGCTATACTCAGTGAGCAGATGTGAGATTGGGCAAGATATGTTCCCGCCTGCCTAAAGGAGGCTGAAGCTAAGAGCCTCCAACATGTAACAGTCTCAGCCACTGAGAAAACGAAGGAGATCCGGGTGGCACACTGCAGAGTGCACTCCTGGGCTCCGTTTTGCCCAACTGTAAAGTGGGTTTTATAACACTCCCCTCAGAGAGTGGGAGACATGTATAAGATACTGCGCACAGACACTTAGACTCTTAGTCCAGGCAGCATGCCATCCCTATGACAACAAGGCATGCTCTCAGATGCAGCAGGCCAGCCTACTGCTTCAGAGCCTTAGCTCCAGAACCACTGTAGGGACTGCCCACAGGCTTCTCTTTCAGTCCCCATTTAAACTCTCCCAGGACTGTTTTGCTGCTGAGATTGTTTgatgtttttgtttcgtttttttaaagactgggtctctgtagtagcccaggctagccttgaatgcaggctaattctcctgcttcagccttctaagccctgggattaaaggcatgtttcaCTGAGCTCATTATGTGTTAGTTGGTTTGCTTTTGAGACTGGGTaccactatgtagctctggctatcctagaactcactgtgtagaccaggctagtctcaaactctttATGTAACTaaagctgatcttgaactcctgatcttcctccctccacttcccaagtgcttgaATTGAAGGTGCATGCCACTGTAACTGACTCTCTATGCAGGGTTTAATCTTCATTTTATATCCTATCTGGAAGAGGTGTGATGATCCTATTAGCTCCTAAGCCTCTTAGCCATGTGCTGAGGGTTTCACAAGTTTACCCCGTGAACCTAGAGCTGTGAAGAGGCCATCTAGGCATAGAAAAGTCAAGGAACATACCCGAAATCACATAGCTAAGGCCCCGGGCAGACTCAACCCTCTACCTGACCTCCATCTTCTTACAGGTATCACGTGATGCTTCGATGCTGGGAGGCTGACCCAGCGGCACGACCCACCTTCAGAGCCCTAGTGCTGGAAGTAAAGCAGGTAGTGGCCTCACTGCTTGGGGACCACTATGTGCAGCTGACAGCAGCTTATGTGAACGTAGGCCCCAGAGCGGTGGATGATGGGAGTGTGCCTCCGGAGCAGGTACAGCCCTCGCCTCAGCATTGCAGGAGCACGTCAAAGCCCCGGCCTCTCTCAGAGCCACCCCTGCCCACTTGACCAAAGCCCTGAGTAGGCCACAGGCACTAGATCTGCTAAGTGGCCTTGAGCAAATTACAAGCTGCCTCTGGGCCTAGGACAAGCCTCAGCATGGAAAACCTCCACTCTTTAGCTTTCTGGGGCCACTGAAGGTGGGAAACCGGGCCCATTTGAGCCCCTCGTTCCAGCATGAGCCAGTGACATTTTTGTAGCATGTATTTATGTAATGTCTGTTTTGTACCTGTTTCGGAATACAGAGGATCCAGCAGTGATCACAGAGATACTACAgtgtaaaataatataaataaataaatgaatgaatattcgAGCACAAGTAATGGTGTATGCTGTGAAAGAAAGGCACATTGAGGGGATGGAGTATTGCTTCAGAGAGGCTGCTACAGCGGCGAGGGAAGACTCCCAATAGGTGGTAGTCTTGCTGTAGCTCTTTCAGGTGGGGGTAATCTATTAGAAGCCAGATTCAGGTTAGAGATTTTGGGCAGAGTAAGTAGCATGTACAAAGGTCCTGTGGCTATAAAGGAGCTGGATCAGCCCAAAGGCTCCAGGGCATAGGGAGGATGAATGTGCCCAGATTCAAGTATAGGGCCTTGTGGACTGTCATATGAACCAAGCGGGTAGGTTGAGTCTCCAAGTATGCGACATCCAAGATGGCTTCTTCCAGGGCTCAAACTAGCCACTCCACTGATCCCCGCTTGGCAGTTTGTTTTAGGCTCCCTAGgtagtacacatacatgtacatatgctgTCATGGTATGTGGACTCGCCTGCCTCCCTTCCCTGCCAACACTGCATTTGCAACCTTGAGAGGGAAgatctcacagagagagagaggtgtcagCTCTACACTTGCTAGGAGCAAACTCTGAAGGCCCAGCTTCCCCAGCTATTTATATTCTCAAGGACACCATACCATAGCTACTGCTGGAGGGGCATGTTTGTCTGGAGAAGAGGAAAACCCCATTTCCTACTGCTCCCCTATGCTCTGACTACCAAAGGGGCTGGCGTGCTCGGGAGCCTGGGAATGGGACAGAGATTTCAATAGTAACTCTCCTTTGCTTAAGCCTCCCATAGCTCTGTCCATTCCTCTCGTTGGATGTCTCCTAGGTCCCTAAGGAGGGAAGGCTTCCTTCCCAGAGCACCTTAGAAATTCTCCGTAACAATGGGACTCTAGATTTGGAGCCAGAGCTCCTTCCTAAAGCAGAAGGGTGTCTCCTGGGGACTGCCCCACTCTAGCTGTCTGCCACCCTACCTACAGGACCCCTAAGGCCTTGTGTTCAAAGTTAAAAAGAGATGCTTCCGCTGGGAAATGGGTGTAAAGGTGAGGAGGGTCCGGGCAGTGGGAGGCAGGTGGAGTCAGCTTCTCAGACAGGTAAGGAGGCCGCAGCCCTGCAGccctgtagccttggctgctgaCTGCTTGGCCACATGTGGCTGAAGACAGGACAGCTGTGTTGCTCCTAAGTGTGGAGagaggtagtggagcttcctgaGGCGTCCCGGAGCTGCAGCCCCTGGACCAGTTGGGGAGGGGTTTGCATGCTTGTAAAGACTTGTAGTCCTGTATTTCTATGCCGTGAGCTTGTGTGATGTGAAGGGCTCATTCCCTTTCCTGGCTCATCTGTTCACTAGACAGCCCCACAAAGGAAGCACGCTCTGAACAGAAGGGTGACTGACCATAGAAAAGGGAccccaagccaggcagtggtggcacatgcctttaatcccagcacttgggaggcagaggcaggcagatttctgagttcgaggccagactgactggtctacagagtgagttccaggacagccaggactacacagagaaaccctgtctcgaaaacaaacaaacaaacaaaaaagaaagaaagaaagaaagaaaagaaaaaaaaaagaaagaagagggaccCCAAGAAGGAATTGAGAGGTGGAGCTAAGGGGGTGTCGAGTTTCCTATGGAGCTAGAATGTGGAACTTGTGGTCTGATTGTCACATGGGGAAGCTTCAAGTCCTGGCCACATTCCCTAATAAGCTGGAAACATCCTCCCTTGAAGGGTAAAATCAATTCTTTGAGCAGTCACCCCTCGAACATGATCTTCTAGGCCGAAGGGCCCTCTAGAGTCAGAATTATCGAGGAAGGAGCTCCGGTTAAGTAGTAACTTGGGGTACTGGGATTTGTCCCCCAACACACTCAGCAGCTTGGAGCTCCATTTTCAGTCCTCCGACAGTCCCAAGTGTAACTGGGGCAGTGGATCTCAAGCTTCCTCATCCCGCGACCCTTTAATgccgtgaccctttaatacagctcctcatgtttggtgacctccaaccataaaattatttccttgcgacttcataactgtagttttgctactgtcataAATTGTAATGCAATATCTAATATGTGAGCCCCCTCCAAGGAGTGGTGACTCACGGGTTGAGAAGATCTGATCTAGGGTGTCAGGAGTTGGAACTGCCTTAGGATTTCAAATTGGTAACTGGGCCACCGGGGAGACAGGTAGGGAGGATTAGTTCTAGGTTCCTAGATGGGCTGGGCATACTTGGAGGCTTCTTAATGGCCTTTTGCCTGGCAGAGGCTGAACGATCTCTCTTctcgtatgtgtatgtgtgtgtatgtgtgtgtgtgtgcatgcgtgtgtgtgtgtgtgtgcatgtgtgtgtgtgtgcgtgtttgtgtgtgtgtgtgtgtgtgtgtgtgtgtttaggtggtGGTGTGGCTGAGACTGCTCAGGTACAGTGAATGGTTAATGGAAAGGAGAAGTCCTTAACAGACTTGCTAGGCCTAGGCCTCCCACCAGGATAGCATGGCGGGGAGAAGAGTTTCCTTTGAAGACCCTGGAGTCCAGCCTTCCCACCAATAGCTGTGGACACAAGAACTAACCTTTCAAGTCAtacatgatggtgcacacccaTAGTCCTAGCTTTTGGGgtctggaggcaagaggatcaagagttcaagggtagcctcaGTTACAGAGTAAGTCCAAGctgtaacaaacaaacacatcaacTCTCTGTCTTGTCTCCTTCTAGGACAACCAAGTCGGGCTGAGGGCAAGCAAATGCCCGTAAAGACTAGGGGAGCCATGGTGGGAGCTGGGACTGAGGAAGCAGCCGGTGACTCACAGCCTCCTGACTGCCCCCTGGTGTCAGTGCCGTCTCGCACCTGGAAGGCATGCACTGTGTAGACTGACCTGCTTTGATGGGGGAACTGGGAGTCTGGCCCGAGATTCCCAATATGCTTTATCTTACCCTTGCTCCATTGGACCTCAGGGGGCCTGGCCTGCGGTGCTTCCTATTTTGAGTTCAGTTGGTAGGAACTGAGGGAAGTTACTGAAGCATCAAAGGGGCTCAGCATGGGCACCGGCAGAGGGATCCTGGATAGCCAGCTTTCTCAATGTCAGGGAGACCTTCACCTCTCCCCTCTGCTTCCTTTCAGTCCGCTTAGGTGGCCAGTTTACTACTGGGCATTTAGGATCTAGGATCTAACAGAGAAGTAGCTGGTGACCAATATCACAGGATCCAATTAGCTTTGGAGCCAGGGCTCCCTCTCCCATGCTAGGAGTTCCTCCAGGGATGTTGTGTGCCTTGGAGAATCAGAGGCCCCAAAGGAGTTGGCACCATCTCTAGGCTGTATGACAGTGCTATCTAGCATCAGCTATGCATTAATACGTTTTGCTTACCTGTTCTGTCAAATCAAGAACCCCCCCTTTCTCAAAGGGGAAAATGAATGCCCCAAGCAGCTCGTCACCCCACCAAGGTAGTGGGTGCCTTGGTCTCTTTATATCATCATTTTCTCTCCACAGGCTCTGTTTCTTACAGGGTCCCTGAAGGGAAGGCTCTCCTCACACCCCTCTTGCAGACATGGTTGGAGATCTCTGCACTGTAATCATGAAGCCATGCATGCCTCTGGCAGCCTGCCCTCACCCCTTACTTACACTGGCATTTGGATCGGGGTCTGCTCCCAGTAGAGGCAAGGAGCAGCCAGCTGTGAGCAGTAGCCAGGGGTGGCTGTGCCATTGCCCC
This portion of the Mus musculus strain C57BL/6J chromosome 9, GRCm38.p6 C57BL/6J genome encodes:
- the Mst1r gene encoding macrophage-stimulating protein receptor isoform X4, which codes for MVHASFTRVDLFNGLLGSVKVTALHVTRLGNVTVAHMGTVDGRVLQVEIARSLNYLLYVSNFSLGSSGQPVHRDVSRLGNDLLFASGDQVFKVPIQGPGCRHFLTCWRCLRAQRFMGCGWCGDRCDRQKECPGSWQQDHCPPEISEFYPHSGPLRGTTRLTLCGSNFYLRPDDVVPEGTHQITVGQSPCRLLPKDSSSPRPGSLKEFIQELECELEPLVTQAVGTTNISLVITNMPAGKHFRVEGISVQEGFSFVEPVLTSIKPDFGPRAGGTYLTLEGQSLSVGTSRAVLVNGTQCRLEQVNEEQILCVTPPGAGTARVPLHLQIGGAEVPGSWTFHYKEDPIVLDISPKCGYSGSHIMIHGQHLTSAWHFTLSFHDGQSTVESRQCAGQFVEQQQRRCRLPEYVVRNPQGWATGNLSVWGDGAAGFTLPGFRFLPPPSPLRAGLVELKPEEHSVKVEYVGLGAVADCVTVNMTVGGEVCQHELRGDVVICPLPPSLQLGKDGVPLQVCVDGGCHILSQVVRSSPGRASQRILLIALLVLILLVAVLAVALIFNSRRRKKQLGAHSLSPTTLSDINDTASGAPNHEESSESRDGTSVPLLRTESIRLQDLDRMLLAEVKDVLIPHEQVVIHTDQVIGKGHFGVVYHGEYTDGAQNQTHCAIKSLSRITEVQEVEAFLREGLLMRGLHHPNILALIGIMLPPEGLPRVLLPYMRHGDLLHFIRSPQRVSDHCPGWEVSASTHPCLRSPVTLCPQNPTVKDLVSFGLQVACGMEYLAEQKFVHRDLAARNCMLDESFTVKVADFGLARGVLDKEYYSVRQHRHARLPVKWMALESLQTYRFTTKSDVWSFGVLLWELLTRGAPPYPHIDPFDLSHFLAQGRRLPQPEYCPDSLYHVMLRCWEADPAARPTFRALVLEVKQVVASLLGDHYVQLTAAYVNVGPRAVDDGSVPPEQVQPSPQHCRSTSKPRPLSEPPLPT
- the Mst1r gene encoding macrophage-stimulating protein receptor isoform 2 (isoform 2 is encoded by transcript variant 2), whose amino-acid sequence is MTVGGEVCQHELRGDVVICPLPPSLQLGKDGVPLQVCVDGGCHILSQVVRSSPGRASQRILLIALLVLILLVAVLAVALIFNSRRRKKQLGAHSLSPTTLSDINDTASGAPNHEESSESRDGTSVPLLRTESIRLQDLDRMLLAEVKDVLIPHEQVVIHTDQVIGKGHFGVVYHGEYTDGAQNQTHCAIKSLSRITEVQEVEAFLREGLLMRGLHHPNILALIGIMLPPEGLPRVLLPYMRHGDLLHFIRSPQRNPTVKDLVSFGLQVACGMEYLAEQKFVHRDLAARNCMLDESFTVKVADFGLARGVLDKEYYSVRQHRHARLPVKWMALESLQTYRFTTKSDVWSFGVLLWELLTRGAPPYPHIDPFDLSHFLAQGRRLPQPEYCPDSLYHVMLRCWEADPAARPTFRALVLEVKQVVASLLGDHYVQLTAAYVNVGPRAVDDGSVPPEQVQPSPQHCRSTSKPRPLSEPPLPT